DNA from Pseudomonas mendocina:
GTTGCACGCTGAGCTGAACGTCGTCGAGCACAGCCTGGCCGTTGAAGCTGACCGCGACTCCGTCGAGACGGATCAGGGCGTCGTTCATGCTGCTGCCTTGCAACCGGCGCAGAGACCGACGACTTCGACGGTCTGGCTCTCCACGCTGAAACCGACGCCTGCAGCGCCGTCGACGATGGCCTGGCTGATGGCCGGCTGTTCCAGTTCGATGGCAGCATGGCAACTGCGGCAGATCAGGAACTGGCCCTGGTGCGCATGTTCCGGGTGGCTGCAACCGACGAAGGCGTTGAGTGAGGCGATGCGGTGTACCAGGCCGTTTTCCAGAAGAAAGTCTAGAGCGCGGTACACCGTCGGCGGCGCGGCGCGGCGACCATCCTCGTCACTCAGCACGCCGAGGATGTCGTATGCGCCCAGTGGTTTGTGGCTGGCCCATACCAGCTCCAGCACACGCTTGCGCAAGGCGGTCAGGCGCAAGCCCTGACGGGTACAGATGGCCTCGGCCTCGGCCAGTGCATGGCTGACGCAGCGGGAATGGTCGTGGGGACGTGAAGCCAGGGGCATGTCGGTCATGGGCAAGGACGGCGCTGGGAAGAGACGTTATTATGTTACCCGTTCAGGGCGCCTCTAAAAACTACCTGCGTTGCCATCGCTGCGTTAAAAACAGACTCAAAATGCTCATTTACAGCTCGTAAACTCCGCTTTTTCGTCTGTTTGATTCGCTGGCGCTCACCCTTCGGGCCAGCCTTTGGCTGTTACTCCCGTTGGTCGTTGCGCCTTGCGCTGACTGCCTCGCCTACGTTTTTAGAGGTGCCTTTCAATCCAATCCGAGTATGCCCCGTGTCGCGTCTTTTCTGTCTGCTTGCCCTGTTTTTCGTCGCCAATGCCCAGGCAGAGGTGCGCCTGCTTACCAGCATCAAGCCGCTGCAACTGATCGCCGCAGCGGTGCAGGACGGTGTCGGCGAACCCGAGGTGCTGCTGCCGCCCGGCGCCTCGCCACATCATTACGCGCTGCGGCCGTCCGATGTGCGCCGCGTGCGCGATGCCGACCTGCTGTACTGGATTGGCCCGGACATGGAAGCCTTCCTCCCGCGTGTGCTGGGCAGCCGCGACAAGCCGCAGGTGGCGGTGCAGGATCTGCCTGGCATGACCTTGCGTCACTTTGGCGACAGCCATGACGAGCATGATCACGACGAGCATGCCGATGAGCACGCGCATGCTGCTGATGAGCTGGGTCATGACCACGACCACCGTCCCGGCAGCCTGGATGCCCACCTGTGGCTGGCTGCGGACAATGCCCGTGTGATCGCGGCGCGCATGGCTGCCGATCTGGCTAAGCTGGATGCTGCCAACGCTGCGCGTTATGCCACCAACCTGAAAGCCTTCGAGGCGCGTCTGGACGCGCTCGATGGCCGCATCCGCCCACAATTGACTGCCTTGCAAGGCAAGCCATATTTCGTCTTCCACGAGGCGTTTGATTACTTCGAAGCCGTCTACGGCCTCAAGCATGCCGGTGTATTCAGCGTGCTGACCGAAGTGCAACCCGGCGCGCGTCATGTCGCTGCGATGCGCAAGACCCTGCAGCAGGCCGGGCCGAGCTGCGTATTCAGTGAGCCGCCGCTGCGCCCGCGCCTGGCCGAAACCCTTACGGCCGGTCTGCCGGTCAAGCTGGCCGAACTCGATGCCTTGGGCGGCACCTTGCCGGTCAACGCCACCGGGTACGAACAACTGCTGGAGAATCTGGCCTCCGGCCTGACGCAGTGCCTCAGTAATCTGTAGGGTGCGCCATACGCACCGCAGACAGCGGTCGGTGCACGCCAGCCTACGAACTGTAACCATCCTCACGTTGCCGCTTGCGGGCGCAAACCACTAGGCTTGCGCTTTTGCCGCGAGCGCTCGCCATGTCGCCAACTGCACCTCGCCCGTCCAACGCCACGCTGGTGCTGCTGGCGTCGTTGTACTGCGCTCAGGGCTTGCCTTCCGGGCTGATCGCTCACTCGTTGCCAGTTTTGCTGCGTCAGCATGGCGTAGATCTGGCACTGATCGGCCTGCTCAAACTGCTGGCGTTACCCTGGCTGCTGAAAGTGTTCTGGGCGCCCTGGATCGACCGCCTGGCATCAAGGCGCCTGGGCCACCATCGTGGCTGGATCCTGCCGCTGCAAAGCGGAGTGATTGTCTGTGTGACCGTACTGGCGCTGCTGGCACCACAGACGTTGTTTAGCGAAGGTCTGTGGTGGCTGCTCGGCTTGCTGCTGCTGATCAACCTGCTGGCCTCCACTCAGGATGTGGCTACCGACGGCCTTACCGTGCGCCTGCTTCCGGAGCGCTGGCGCGGCCTGGGCAATAGCCTGCAGGTGGGCGGCTACAAGGTTGGCATGATCGTCAGTGGCAGCGGCCTGCTGCTGGTGATCGACCCGTTGGGCTGGAACCTGGCGGTCGGTCTGGTGGCTGGCCTGATCCTGCTGATGACCGTGCCGATCTGGCTGTTTCCCGAGCGTCGGGTGTTGCCGTTCCAGCCGGCCCTGGCGGAAACCGCCCTCGGCCCGCGCCTGCTGCTGAGTCACTACCGCGGACTGCTGGCGCAGCCCGGCATGCTGCTGTGGCTGGCGGTAGTGCTGACCTTCAAGCTGGGCGACTCGCTGGGCTCGCCGATGATCAAACCGATGCTGGTGGATCAGGGTTGGAGTACCGCAGCGCTTGGCCAGCTGACCCTGATCAGCAGCCTGGCCGGCATCGGCGGCGCCTTGCTCGGTGGCCTGCTCTACGCACGCATCGGCGTGCTGCGTGCACTGATCCTGTTCGGCGTCCTGCAGGCCATCGGCATCGCCGCCCTGGCGCTGCTAGTGGGGCAAGGCGCCAACACCGGCCTGGTCTATGCCGTGACCCTGTTCGAACAGGTGGCTGATGGCATGTCCACCGTCGCCCTGTTCGCCGCCATGATGCGCATGTGCCGCCCGGAACACGAAGGCGCCGACTTCACTCTACAGGCTTCGGCGCAGCTGCTGCTGTCAGGCTTCGTCGGGGCCAGCAGCGGGGTGCTGGCCAAGGCGTTGGGGTATGAGGGGTTGTTCGTAGTTGCGGGTGGGGTGGGGATGTTGGTGCTGGTGGTCGTCCTGAGGTATGGGCGCCGTGTTCAGGGCTGATAAGGGCCCGGAGAGCAGGCGTTGCTGGTGCATTCAACAGCAATTAAGGAAGCACGGGGCCTGGTTGTCACTGATGCCCGTGCAGGTGGTGGATGTGTTACGCGTAGCTTATGAGCCCTGAAGAGCCTCGTTGACCCCGCTACCCTTTGGTGGAACCTGGGTGCCCCTGGCTTCCTGGCGGCGGTAGTAGGTCTCGATGTTTAGGGCCGGGTCGATCTTGTTCCGCAGGGTGCAAGGTTGCTGTTGCCAGGGGGGGCTGGTCAGCTTCTCCTTCAGATTCCGGGACGCGGAACTGCGCTTCCAGTCCTCGAAGGTGCGATCGCGCCAGTAACGCTCGGGGCGACCGATGGCGGCATCATGGGCGGCGGTAACGGGGTCAAGGTGGCGACTCTGTTCCAGCACGGGCAGGTCGGGCAGCGGCTGCTCGACATCCATGTAACGCTGCAGGGTATCCCAGAAGGCGTAGAGGTTGGCCTTGTCGAGGCCCAGGCTGTGCATCTTCATGCCCAGGCAGACCTGGTTATCGGTGTAGCGATGATGCAGCCAGAGCACGTAGTCATGCCCACCATGAGGCGTGATCTGCAGTTGCATGACCGGATCGAATTCATAGAAGGGTGCGATGAAGGGAGAGCGGAAGCGCCTGCCGATACGCACCATGCCGTCACGTCGGTTGAAGCCGCTGCCGTCGTGGTTATAGATCAGGGAATAAAGGCCGATCAGCAGGTCGACGCCGATGATGGCCATGAAAAGTAGAGCGGCACCAAACCAGAAGGCCGTTTGCTCACTCCAGTATCCCCAGAGCGCACCTTGATGCCAGGCAATGACACCGGCAGTTATTACGCCAAGTACACCACCCAATATATAGGTCAGCCAAGGTCTTGAAGTGGCATGCAAGCATAATGCTGATATGGAGGCTATCACTCCGATGGGGATGATAATGCTGCCATGATCAGAGATCACGGCCAGCTCGATTGTCCATGGCAAACAGAACAACGTTACGCTCAGGATTTTCAATATGAATAAGAAATGCAGTGTTTTGCCACTGTTTTCAAAGTTCCATCTCTGAGCATCACAATAGATCTGCTGTTTACGCCTCTCCTTGGTTTGCCTCTCATAGGCCAGATGTGCTTCGCTCATCAGTTGGCCTTCGATCTCGAATATCGAATCCAGGTTGGCGCAATGTCCCCATTTCAAGGCAGTGTCGAACAGCCCTTGTCTGTCGCGAATCGCTGGTGGCAGTGCGGGTAGTGCCTGGCCACGATAGGCAGCAGATCCGTAAGTCTCGTTGCTCATACCTTGAGTTTCTGAGTATTGCCCCAGGGCAAACGCATCTTGGCGAACTTGCCGAGCCAGGATCGCTCGGCAGAGGGCTGTTGCCGGGGAATGCGATCCGGGCGATAGGCGGTAGGGGCGTAGGTTTCGGTCATCAGTCGATGTACTGGCAGTACTGGGCCATCAGATTGGGCCGGCGCAGGGTATCGATCCGGCGGATGTCGGTAAGGATGTCGTCGACCTTGGTCTTGAAGGTGGCGTCGTCCATATCGATCCAGTAGCGCGGGTCGCGCCCCGTGCGCTGGTCATGCTCGGCGGTGGTGGGGTCGAGATGGCGATATTGTTCCAGATAAGGGATATCCGGTAGTGGGCGGCTGACGTCCATATAGTTCTGCAGATAGTCCCAGAGGGCGAAGTGCTCGTTGGCATCGTCGCTCTGGTGCAGCAGTGGGGCCAGGGAGAAATGGATATCGCGATAGCGGTGTGCCAGGTGCAGCACGTTCATGGGCAGACCCTGGCGATCAGGACTGCTGCTGAGGTAGGCGTCGAATTCATGGAATGGTGCAGTCAGTTCGCCGATGGTGCCGTTCTTCTTGTACTCACCGTTGTTGTCGTAATCGAAGACGGTGACCATGCCGGTCTGGCGATTGAACTCCCAGAGCGGGCCGCGGGAAGGTTTGACCCAGAGTTTGGGGAATTTATGGGTGATAATTCCACCAACCGCCCAGCTAATTAATAGCGGTGAAAATATATAAGCGCCACTTGAAATGCTATCGATCATCTCAGAAGCAAAGCCAATTTCTGATTCGAGTGCAAGAAGTATGCAAATTAGAAGATATATGGGCACTACAATAATGGCTCCCCACTTTCCAAACGCATAAAGATTCATCCAGAAGCGCCCCCCCATGGATAGCTGGGCAAAACGATGACGCTGATGATCGTATACATAATGAAAGTCCACTGTTTCGGTGATACGTGGCTCATAAGTACCCTGGGCTTTTTTTTCTGCATCCTCCCGTTCCACCTGTGCTCTGAAACGTAACCTTTCAGGACTGTCTTGATAAAAGGAGCTGGCCGGCGCCAGTTCCCGGGTATTGCCCCAAGGCAAACGCATCTTGGCGAACTTGCCGAGCCAGGATCGCTCGGCAGAGGGCTGTTGCCGGGGAATGCGATCCGGGCGATAGGCGGTAGGGGCGTAGGTGTCGGTCTTCATAATTCCAGGGCAGGTTTGATAGGGTAGAAAACTTCCGGTTGAGCCGAGAACGCCTGGCTGGCGGTATCGCGCCGGGGCGTCTTGGGTGAAGGTGCAGGAAAGATCCAGGTATCGTCTGGTAACTGCAGGGTAGCCTGCATGCGTACGCCCCATTCATGGTACAGGCTGCTGTCGCGGGTGTTGCCCGTCCAGCGGCGCGATTCCGGTGTGTGTACATAGAGCGTCAGCGAGCCGGGCCAGGCAATCTGGGCGAGCGGGGTAACGGCTTGAGTGGTGGGCAGGTCGGTTTCCATTATGTCCGGTGCCATGATCGTCGGGCCGTGCTGGTACAGTGTTTCGGTACTACGCAAACGGCATTCAGCGCGGATGCTGCCGCCCTCCTGAGTGCCGAGCAGACCGGGCAGGTGGGTCTCGATGCGGATCACGGTATTGGCCGTCCTGACCACATGGGGTGTTGGGTCGCTATTGTCCAGTTTGGCGCCAGGGGTGTACGCGGGATTAGTTTCTACCTTGACCGTAGGGCCAGCGAACAGGCCCAACAGGCGATAGAAGGCCTCTTTGGGTTCCTGCAGATGAGGGTGCTTACGGTTGTCGCCGAAGGGGCCGTTGCCCAGCCAGTCCTCTAGAGGGGTGCTGCTGAGCCAGTAGACGATACCGGCCCCGCTGCCGATCAGCAGCAAAGCCAACCAGCCTGCGGGGCCCAGCAGGGTGGCAGTTCCTGCGAAGAAACCACTGACCACGCCTATTGCTGCACCACCGGCCATCAGCAGGTAGCCCCACATGGCGTCGTCGTTCCAGCGCCATGCATACCAGGCGTCGTACAAGCAGATGCCGACCATTATCAGTCCGGCAGCACTTTGGGTGATCAGACGAGCAGTAATGGCTCCGATAAAGCGTTCGCCAAGCTTCGCACCCAGCCAGCGGGTAGCGGTACGCTCTGATACAGAGAAAAGAGTTATACGCGCGGTAGCTAGTATTGAGTTATTGCCAGCTAATTTATAACCAAGAGTCTCCATCGCAACCAGCAAATCCAAAACAGCTCCAGTGACGCCAAGGCGCATTCTCTCCTTACCTTTCTCTACTGATGTCGTACCTCTAGCGTTCAATTCAAGTTGGACGTTATACAGCTCCAACATCAGCACCGACGCCGGAAAGACCTTGCCATTGAGCGCTCGGTAATACAGGTTGCCCTGTTGACCTTGCAGGTTATTAACGGCTTCTTGCAGGCCGCTTCTGGCCTCTATCCCTGCTTGCCGTGCAGCCTTAGCTGTGCTGTTCGCACTTTGCGCTCGATTGTTCTGCGCTGTTTCGACTGTGCGCGCTCTGGCCGTTTCCTGGGCTGCACTGCTGGCCCGTGTCGAGGCTTGGCGCTGTGCCGCCTGGGCGCTGCGTTGGGCGTGCTCCGCCTGCATCACGTCGCGTATGGCCTGGTTCAGGCGGCTCACGCCTTGGGCTGTACGATGGTTACGCGGCATGACCAGCACCAGGTGATCGCCCGTTACCTGTTCTAGACCAGCACTGCGGGCGGTGCGCTGGTTGCTGGAGGCGAGTAGATTGCCCTGGCCGTCCTGATATTCGCCATACATACGGACGGGGCGCTGGCCATTATTGGGCAGTTCCTCCAGGCCAAACAGGTAGTGAGCCCCTGCGTTAAATGCGCTACGGCGTATGAGAACCGCCTCGCCGAAGCTGTCGCGCATCATGCCCCGTAGCTGTTCGATGCTCTGGCCATGGAGGCGGATCGCGGCGGGGCGTGCTTCGCTACCCAAGGCTGCGCGCTGGTTTTGTTCTGCCTGGCGAGCCTGACCCAGTTCCTGGTTCCTGCGTTGGGCGTCTGTATTGGCCTGACGTTGAGCAGTTTCTGCTTGTTGCTGGTTCTGTTCGGCTGCCTGCCGCTCTTGCCTGGCCTGCGCCTGATCGCGTCGGCTGTCGCTGCGAGTCTGCTGAGCATGGCGTCGATCCTGCTCGGCATTGCGTTGCTTTTCCTGTGCCTGGCTGAGCGCGCTTTCTGCGGCCTCAACCGCTCCAGCAAAGTTGCCGTAAATTTCGTGCAGCGCATTGGCACAGGCTTTGGCATTGGCCACCAATGCACTCTGCAGGCTACCGCCCTTAAGCAACCCAGCCAGCAGGGCCGCATTCAGGGTGACGGGTTCGCTACCAGGGGCCTCCTGATTCTCCAGTTTCGCCAGTTCCTCCGGGCGAAATTTCCCATCGCCCGAATTGGGCTGGGGTTGGGCTGGCTTCTGGTAGGGAGCCATCAGTTTTTCCGGTGTGACCTCCGGCCAGAACATGCTATGCAGCGGGTGCGCTGTTTCATTGGCGATCTTGCTGATCAGCTTCTGGCCTGGCGTCTCGTTTGGAGCGAAAACCATACGGTTATTGACCGCGTCGGTAATGCAGCCACTGGCCGCGAGTGGATCCAATTGCGTAGGCGATGTAGCGAGCAATGGCAGCAACTGGCTGGCAAAGTGGAATTCGGCCAGGTACTCGAAACCATCGAGGCTCAGGTGGTCGGCCAGTGCTTGTTGGTGGAGGGGGATATCCAGGCAGCGGCTGAGCAATCGCTGGCAATACTCCAGATTGCTCCAGGTCAGCATGCGTTCGGGGGTTGCGGTGAAGTGGTTGATATCACGTTTGCCGCGATCACTGATTTTCTTGATGCTTTCGTGCAGCGGGTTCTTCTGGCCACCTACGGTGGGAGGAATCACCATCTGTTGAACCAGCAGTGCGCTGCCATGGTGGGGGTGCTGGGATGCCCGGTTGATGCAGGTTTGTAGTAGCTGTTGCTGGGTCTCCACACACTTTTTCAGATGACGTAGACGGTAGAACGGGTCTTCGAGCAATACCGCACAGAGCTGACGTGTGCGAGCACTCAGCAGCACGTCCGGCTCGGCGGCTTGTGCCTGCCAGAGCTCTGCTGCAGGCTGCGCCGCCGTTTTGTCCGGCCCCAATGGGGAGCTGGGCAGATGCTTTTCGACGCAGGCTTGAAGCGTAGCGCTTTCCAGCAGCGTATCCGGCTTGCTCGGATTGGCATTTTCGCAACTGTCGGAGAACGCTTGAGCTACTTTTTGCGCTTCTTCCGGCATTTTTCCGGTGAGATCACAGACATAACGACCAGGGTGATCCAGCAGCCACTCGTAACCCGGACGACGCACCCGTTGTTGCGCTGCCAGGGAAACTGGAAATACATGTAGGGAAAGATTGCGGCGTGTAGGGGTGGCCCGCTCTGCTGCCCCTTTTTTGGCGTAATCGTGAATGTCGTACTGGGAGAAAGCCTCGAGCATGGCCTGGCCGTTGGGCTTGCCTTGGTAAAGGCTCTGGAGTTTTTCCCGTGTGGCCCGTAGGTCAAAGCTCTGGCAGCGGCTGCGACGCAGGCCGCTATCCTGCTCCAGGCGTTGAAGGCGTGCGGCGCTGAGCTGGATTTCGGAGAAGCACATCTGTACATCGACAGTGTGTCTATTGTTCCACTGCACGGGGAGCCAGATATCATCGAGCGCGACGCCGCTGGCTCTGCGTAGTCCAGTGCGAAAGCCCGTCCCGTCCCGGTATCGTGCGACATTCACATCGTGATAGGTGGTCTTGCCATCTGTTTGTCGAACCTCGAGTTCACGCCAAAGCTTGTTGCGATAGAAGACATAGACAAAGCCGGCGCGTACTAAGACAGGAGCCCCCAGATCTTGTTCGCTTCTGCAACCTGGCAAGGCGGTCATGGGAACCACGGGCACGATCTGGTTCCATTGCATGCCATGCTCGGGTTGGCGTGGCGTGGCGCGAAGTTCTTCATGTAGCGGAACGCGAATAGGCCCGCCTTCGCTCGCCGCGATTTCCAGCCATAGGTTGCGCTTGGGCTGGCTCTCCCAGTCCCACACATGCAGCACGCTGCTGAAGCTATCGCTGGTCTGGGTTTCCGGTTTGTCCTGTTGCGTCAACCATTCCAGCTGAGTGGCGTTGGCTTCGTCATAAATGACCAGCTTCTGGGTAGTTGGGTGATCCTTGCCCACTACCTGGACGATGAGCTTGCCGGCCTCGCAGGCGGCGCCTTTGCT
Protein-coding regions in this window:
- the zur gene encoding zinc uptake transcriptional repressor Zur, which translates into the protein MTDMPLASRPHDHSRCVSHALAEAEAICTRQGLRLTALRKRVLELVWASHKPLGAYDILGVLSDEDGRRAAPPTVYRALDFLLENGLVHRIASLNAFVGCSHPEHAHQGQFLICRSCHAAIELEQPAISQAIVDGAAGVGFSVESQTVEVVGLCAGCKAAA
- the znuA gene encoding zinc ABC transporter substrate-binding protein ZnuA, which translates into the protein MSRLFCLLALFFVANAQAEVRLLTSIKPLQLIAAAVQDGVGEPEVLLPPGASPHHYALRPSDVRRVRDADLLYWIGPDMEAFLPRVLGSRDKPQVAVQDLPGMTLRHFGDSHDEHDHDEHADEHAHAADELGHDHDHRPGSLDAHLWLAADNARVIAARMAADLAKLDAANAARYATNLKAFEARLDALDGRIRPQLTALQGKPYFVFHEAFDYFEAVYGLKHAGVFSVLTEVQPGARHVAAMRKTLQQAGPSCVFSEPPLRPRLAETLTAGLPVKLAELDALGGTLPVNATGYEQLLENLASGLTQCLSNL
- a CDS encoding MFS transporter, which gives rise to MSPTAPRPSNATLVLLASLYCAQGLPSGLIAHSLPVLLRQHGVDLALIGLLKLLALPWLLKVFWAPWIDRLASRRLGHHRGWILPLQSGVIVCVTVLALLAPQTLFSEGLWWLLGLLLLINLLASTQDVATDGLTVRLLPERWRGLGNSLQVGGYKVGMIVSGSGLLLVIDPLGWNLAVGLVAGLILLMTVPIWLFPERRVLPFQPALAETALGPRLLLSHYRGLLAQPGMLLWLAVVLTFKLGDSLGSPMIKPMLVDQGWSTAALGQLTLISSLAGIGGALLGGLLYARIGVLRALILFGVLQAIGIAALALLVGQGANTGLVYAVTLFEQVADGMSTVALFAAMMRMCRPEHEGADFTLQASAQLLLSGFVGASSGVLAKALGYEGLFVVAGGVGMLVLVVVLRYGRRVQG
- a CDS encoding toxin VasX encodes the protein MSNNVCALSKGAACEAGKLIVQVVGKDHPTTQKLVIYDEANATQLEWLTQQDKPETQTSDSFSSVLHVWDWESQPKRNLWLEIAASEGGPIRVPLHEELRATPRQPEHGMQWNQIVPVVPMTALPGCRSEQDLGAPVLVRAGFVYVFYRNKLWRELEVRQTDGKTTYHDVNVARYRDGTGFRTGLRRASGVALDDIWLPVQWNNRHTVDVQMCFSEIQLSAARLQRLEQDSGLRRSRCQSFDLRATREKLQSLYQGKPNGQAMLEAFSQYDIHDYAKKGAAERATPTRRNLSLHVFPVSLAAQQRVRRPGYEWLLDHPGRYVCDLTGKMPEEAQKVAQAFSDSCENANPSKPDTLLESATLQACVEKHLPSSPLGPDKTAAQPAAELWQAQAAEPDVLLSARTRQLCAVLLEDPFYRLRHLKKCVETQQQLLQTCINRASQHPHHGSALLVQQMVIPPTVGGQKNPLHESIKKISDRGKRDINHFTATPERMLTWSNLEYCQRLLSRCLDIPLHQQALADHLSLDGFEYLAEFHFASQLLPLLATSPTQLDPLAASGCITDAVNNRMVFAPNETPGQKLISKIANETAHPLHSMFWPEVTPEKLMAPYQKPAQPQPNSGDGKFRPEELAKLENQEAPGSEPVTLNAALLAGLLKGGSLQSALVANAKACANALHEIYGNFAGAVEAAESALSQAQEKQRNAEQDRRHAQQTRSDSRRDQAQARQERQAAEQNQQQAETAQRQANTDAQRRNQELGQARQAEQNQRAALGSEARPAAIRLHGQSIEQLRGMMRDSFGEAVLIRRSAFNAGAHYLFGLEELPNNGQRPVRMYGEYQDGQGNLLASSNQRTARSAGLEQVTGDHLVLVMPRNHRTAQGVSRLNQAIRDVMQAEHAQRSAQAAQRQASTRASSAAQETARARTVETAQNNRAQSANSTAKAARQAGIEARSGLQEAVNNLQGQQGNLYYRALNGKVFPASVLMLELYNVQLELNARGTTSVEKGKERMRLGVTGAVLDLLVAMETLGYKLAGNNSILATARITLFSVSERTATRWLGAKLGERFIGAITARLITQSAAGLIMVGICLYDAWYAWRWNDDAMWGYLLMAGGAAIGVVSGFFAGTATLLGPAGWLALLLIGSGAGIVYWLSSTPLEDWLGNGPFGDNRKHPHLQEPKEAFYRLLGLFAGPTVKVETNPAYTPGAKLDNSDPTPHVVRTANTVIRIETHLPGLLGTQEGGSIRAECRLRSTETLYQHGPTIMAPDIMETDLPTTQAVTPLAQIAWPGSLTLYVHTPESRRWTGNTRDSSLYHEWGVRMQATLQLPDDTWIFPAPSPKTPRRDTASQAFSAQPEVFYPIKPALEL